In Leptotrichia shahii, the DNA window TTGATAGTAAAGGTAGAAAGTTGAGCAACAAAAAAATTAATAAAGACGGGAGCAAAAAAATTTGCGGACGGCCAAACAAGGTGGAAAATTTAACAAAGAAACAAAAAGATATTATAAATAGGTGGATTTTAAAAGCAATTAAAACATCAGAGGCAGTCCAGTTGACTGGATTAAGCCGCTCGACACTTTTTAGAATAAAAAAAAACGTTTTGTGAGCAGGAAAATATTTTATAAAATTGTATTTTAAAACTACTTTAAGAGCGTGTTTTGCATTAAACTGAAAAAGTTCGTACGATTAATATAATCAAAATAAACAGCAAAATATATGTAAAAGGAGTTGAAATGGAAAAATTTTGAAGAAAATTTAAAAGAGAAAAAAGGAAAATAAAAAAATTTTTGAATGCTAGGGATTTTGAATTATTATTAAAATATTTTATAAATTTAATAAAAAATAATTTGAGAATTTTAAAAAATCCAGCGATTGAAACAACGGCCAATGCTAGAAGAAGTTACGTATATTCTGTTGATTTTGGATTTACAACAGGAGGAGTTTTAAGAGATAGGCATTATTGTGTTGTTTTGTACAGTCAAGGAAAAACAGCGATAGTAGTTCCTTTGACTTCTAAAAATAATACCAATATTTTTAATGTCGAGTTAGGAATTATACAAAATTTATCAAGAAGGAACATTGTAAGTTATGCTCTAGTTAATCAAATTACAACAGTAAGTAGAGCAATGTTAATGCAACCAAGAAGAAATAGAAATGAAAGAGTAAAACTAAATTCAGAACAAATGAATAAATTGGAGCAAGGATTAGAAAAAATATTATTTAAAAATAGGTATTGAAAAAAATTCAAAAAGGTGTTAAAATAATTTTAGAAAAAGAAAATAAATGGGTCTTAGCACCTGAGTTAATTGATTTTTGGGCTATACGCCTGAGTTAAAAAAAGGAGTAGTTGTTTCTGCTCCTTTTTACTTTTGGAAAATGATGTTATAACTGAAAATACAAGTATCTTGATTAAAAATTAAAATGAAAGGAATTTCAATTATGACTGACGAATTTTTTGAAGATGAAAATGTAGATAATGAAGAAAGTAATCTTGAATATGATAGGGATGTTTTTGATATTGAAATTGAATTTGATGACAAAGTTATTAAGAGAATTGAAAGAACTGAAACAGCTAGGGAATTTGAAAAGTTGATTGAAAGTGAGGAGTAACTAGTGAACTACTCCCGCTTCTAAAAGCGGGAGTAGTTCACTTTACAATCAAAATTATTACTGTTAAATCATTGCTTTTTTTTAGTCAAAATGTTATAATTAATGCAACAGTACTGTAGGATAAAGACCATAAGTGTATAAAAAAAGGAGAG includes these proteins:
- a CDS encoding type II toxin-antitoxin system PemK/MazF family toxin: MNARDFELLLKYFINLIKNNLRILKNPAIETTANARRSYVYSVDFGFTTGGVLRDRHYCVVLYSQGKTAIVVPLTSKNNTNIFNVELGIIQNLSRRNIVSYALVNQITTVSRAMLMQPRRNRNERVKLNSEQMNKLEQGLEKILFKNRY